The proteins below are encoded in one region of Serratia symbiotica:
- a CDS encoding DUF7168 domain-containing protein, translated as MENNDKLLAKIKKLLNLARKNTNSHEASLALERAQKMMREHRVTETDVALTEISEASSEGAPSNANKTPRYMSMLIEIIRQAFGVQSYLAWRISKRTVVFYGPDERPQVAAYAFDVLTRQMMSARREFSAGQRRSVKRTTKTGRADAFCEAWVHGAYQVIDAFAVTPAEKGLMEAYYKKISRNFVTVAHRPAKKVRGDEDARGAGYVAGTNARLSHGVDGSSSAEQEPLQIGR; from the coding sequence ATGGAAAATAATGACAAACTTCTCGCCAAAATTAAAAAGCTGTTGAATCTTGCGCGTAAAAATACCAATTCGCATGAGGCGTCGCTGGCGCTGGAGCGGGCGCAAAAAATGATGCGCGAACATCGGGTGACTGAGACTGACGTGGCGTTGACGGAAATCAGCGAGGCCAGCAGTGAAGGTGCCCCCTCCAATGCCAATAAAACGCCCCGCTACATGTCCATGCTTATTGAGATTATTCGCCAGGCTTTTGGCGTACAGAGTTATCTCGCATGGCGTATCAGCAAGCGCACGGTGGTGTTTTATGGGCCTGATGAACGTCCGCAAGTCGCGGCCTATGCTTTTGACGTGTTGACGCGCCAGATGATGTCCGCCCGCCGTGAGTTCAGCGCGGGTCAGCGCAGGAGTGTCAAGCGAACCACCAAGACAGGGCGGGCTGATGCATTTTGTGAGGCATGGGTGCATGGCGCGTACCAGGTTATTGACGCATTTGCTGTGACACCTGCCGAAAAAGGCCTGATGGAAGCTTACTACAAAAAAATCAGCCGCAATTTTGTCACGGTGGCGCATCGTCCCGCTAAAAAAGTGCGCGGTGATGAGGATGCGCGTGGAGCAGGCTATGTTGCTGGCACGAACGCCAGGCTGAGTCATGGTGTGGATGGCAGCTCCAGCGCCGAGCAAGAACCTCTGCAGATTGGGAGGTAA
- the cysQ gene encoding 3'(2'),5'-bisphosphate nucleotidase CysQ, translating into MLAQICQLSRAAGAAIMAVYDGEQPLNIEQKKDHSPVTTADLAAHHIIKCGLAALTPEVPLLSEEDPPAWEERQNWARYWLVDPLDGTKEFLHRNGEFTVNIALIEHGEAVMGVVYAPAIDVLYLAEGNNAWKEEKGQRKPITVSNAQPPLVVVSRSHIDDELKDYLNQLGEHQTIAVGSSLKFCLVAEGKAQLYPRFGPTNIWDTAAGHAVAAAAGAQIHDWQGKPLIYAPRESLLNPGFRVSLF; encoded by the coding sequence ATGCTGGCGCAAATTTGCCAACTGTCCCGCGCGGCGGGGGCGGCGATTATGGCGGTATATGACGGTGAACAACCGCTTAATATTGAACAAAAAAAAGACCATTCACCGGTCACCACGGCCGATTTGGCAGCACATCACATCATCAAATGCGGCCTAGCAGCGTTGACGCCAGAGGTGCCTTTGCTGTCGGAAGAAGATCCGCCAGCTTGGGAAGAGCGCCAGAACTGGGCGCGTTACTGGCTGGTTGATCCGTTGGACGGCACCAAGGAGTTTCTGCACCGCAACGGCGAATTCACCGTTAATATCGCGTTGATTGAACATGGTGAAGCGGTGATGGGGGTGGTGTATGCGCCGGCGATCGACGTGCTGTATCTGGCGGAAGGTAACAACGCCTGGAAAGAAGAGAAAGGGCAGCGTAAGCCGATTACTGTTAGTAATGCCCAGCCGCCGCTGGTGGTAGTGAGCCGCTCGCATATTGATGATGAATTGAAGGACTATCTGAATCAGCTTGGTGAGCATCAGACCATTGCCGTCGGTTCATCGCTAAAGTTTTGCTTGGTGGCGGAAGGTAAGGCGCAGCTCTACCCACGCTTTGGGCCGACCAATATCTGGGATACTGCTGCAGGCCACGCGGTTGCCGCCGCCGCTGGGGCGCAAATCCACGATTGGCAGGGTAAACCTTTGATCTATGCCCCGCGAGAATCCCTTCTTAACCCCGGCTTTCGGGTATCGCTGTTCTGA
- a CDS encoding ANR family transcriptional regulator, producing MNMIAENSARNHYGLYAVGAGRAEREQNWNKAAELWRKALASARSRRGRHWAEVRMAFCVNAAAHRWGKA from the coding sequence ATGAATATGATTGCTGAAAACAGTGCCCGCAATCATTACGGTCTGTATGCGGTGGGGGCAGGTCGCGCCGAGCGCGAGCAGAACTGGAATAAAGCGGCAGAGTTATGGCGTAAGGCGCTGGCCAGCGCCCGCAGCCGCCGTGGCCGACATTGGGCAGAAGTACGCATGGCCTTCTGCGTCAACGCTGCAGCACATCGATGGGGTAAGGCATGA
- a CDS encoding AAA family ATPase: MTVIDNLNRLMARKCYTQSKVAAKTGLSPAVISQYLKGVYNGNIDNVEAAINNFITREGDKEKNREVKACFVKTQLSSKCLTLLRNTHLDADIGVIYGNAGLGKSMVLRQYASSYNDVILIEADPGYTTKVLLQELCDRLGVNKRGNIHDLSENCITALHDTGWLVLIDEAELLPYRALEAMRRIHDRAGAGVVLAGMPRLLLNLKGRRGEYAQLYSRVGMAIDLDREKAKHDRTDFDRILVSLLPTNDDESNIKMLPELADAFYKASKGNYRRLFKLARGVVRASGIGDQGISVALVEEYSSMLIN, from the coding sequence ATGACTGTGATTGATAATTTAAATCGCCTGATGGCGAGGAAGTGTTACACCCAAAGCAAGGTTGCAGCGAAAACTGGCTTGAGTCCTGCTGTTATCTCGCAATATTTGAAAGGCGTTTATAACGGCAATATAGATAACGTTGAAGCGGCGATTAATAACTTTATTACCCGTGAGGGAGATAAAGAGAAAAACCGTGAGGTCAAAGCGTGTTTTGTTAAAACGCAATTATCCAGTAAATGCCTGACCTTGCTGAGAAACACCCATCTGGATGCCGATATCGGTGTAATTTATGGCAACGCAGGGTTGGGCAAGAGCATGGTATTGCGTCAATACGCCAGCAGCTATAACGACGTGATTTTAATTGAGGCTGACCCTGGCTATACCACCAAGGTGCTGCTGCAGGAGTTATGTGACCGTTTGGGGGTCAACAAGCGCGGCAATATCCACGACCTCAGTGAGAACTGTATCACCGCGTTACATGATACGGGCTGGTTGGTGCTTATTGATGAGGCTGAGTTGTTGCCTTACCGCGCCCTGGAAGCGATGCGGCGTATCCATGACCGGGCGGGTGCTGGTGTCGTGCTGGCTGGTATGCCACGCCTGCTACTCAACCTCAAGGGTCGCCGGGGTGAATATGCCCAACTTTATAGCCGCGTGGGTATGGCTATCGATCTGGATAGAGAAAAAGCAAAGCATGACCGAACCGACTTTGATCGCATTCTGGTGAGTTTATTACCCACTAATGACGATGAAAGCAATATCAAAATGCTACCTGAGTTAGCTGATGCCTTTTATAAGGCCTCAAAGGGGAATTACCGCCGTTTATTTAAATTGGCGCGGGGTGTAGTCCGCGCCAGCGGTATCGGTGATCAGGGTATTTCGGTGGCCCTGGTTGAAGAATATTCCAGCATGTTAATTAATTGA
- a CDS encoding helix-turn-helix domain-containing protein — MSRNEVTPEQDWHRIDIVAALHKEGLTMRALSVEAGLKPDTLKNALSRAYPKGERIIAKALGTEPTHIWPSRYIRKAS, encoded by the coding sequence ATGAGTAGAAATGAAGTAACACCTGAACAGGATTGGCATCGTATTGATATTGTTGCCGCCCTTCATAAAGAGGGTCTCACCATGCGTGCTCTCTCCGTTGAAGCGGGTCTAAAGCCGGATACATTGAAAAATGCACTATCTCGCGCTTATCCCAAAGGGGAACGCATCATAGCGAAAGCGTTAGGAACAGAACCAACACATATCTGGCCCAGCCGTTATATCCGTAAGGCGTCGTGA
- a CDS encoding DUF3164 family protein produces MSTNTTENTIPAGYWKDARGILTPESLIKPVDKERDALVKAIVERAKPLQQALRDFKQDTFADIQALVDLSAEQYGATIGGKKGNVTLYNYDGQFKVQRAMQDRIAFDERIQAAKELIDACVAEWTQGARPELLAIIDRAFSTDKEGEINPGRVLQLRRHDITDPRWLRAMDALAEAVQVVSSKSYIRLYERVGDTDQYVPISLDIAGV; encoded by the coding sequence ATGTCCACTAATACTACTGAAAATACCATTCCAGCGGGTTACTGGAAAGATGCACGTGGCATCCTTACCCCGGAAAGCCTGATTAAACCGGTAGATAAAGAGCGTGATGCGCTGGTTAAAGCCATTGTTGAACGCGCCAAGCCACTGCAGCAGGCATTGCGAGACTTTAAACAGGATACCTTTGCCGATATTCAGGCGCTGGTTGACCTTTCTGCGGAGCAGTACGGGGCGACCATTGGCGGCAAAAAAGGCAATGTCACCCTGTACAACTATGATGGCCAGTTTAAGGTTCAGCGAGCCATGCAAGACCGCATCGCCTTTGATGAACGTATCCAGGCCGCTAAAGAGCTGATTGATGCCTGTGTGGCTGAGTGGACTCAGGGCGCTCGCCCAGAACTGCTGGCCATCATTGACCGCGCATTCTCCACCGATAAAGAAGGTGAGATCAACCCTGGCCGCGTATTGCAGCTGCGCCGTCATGATATTACTGATCCACGTTGGTTACGCGCGATGGATGCGCTTGCCGAAGCTGTCCAGGTGGTCAGCAGTAAAAGCTATATCCGTCTTTATGAGCGCGTCGGCGATACTGACCAGTATGTACCAATTTCGTTAGATATTGCCGGGGTGTGA
- a CDS encoding N-acetylmuramoyl-L-alanine amidase: MSRLINLLIVHCAATANGKALGNAKENAAQVIDRWHKERGFHRASPGNSNGLTSIGYHCVIDTDGTLLTGRDESEVGAHVAGHNATSIGVCMVGTDSFTPAQWATLKSTILRLRDKYRNAEICGHNQFSNKICPGFHVPDWVDGEFAPLPGHIVDPL, encoded by the coding sequence ATGTCTCGCTTAATCAATCTCCTGATCGTGCACTGCGCCGCCACCGCGAACGGCAAAGCCCTGGGTAACGCCAAAGAGAACGCCGCCCAGGTTATCGACCGTTGGCACAAAGAGCGCGGCTTCCACCGCGCCTCGCCAGGCAACAGCAACGGGCTGACCAGCATCGGCTACCACTGTGTGATCGACACCGACGGCACCTTGCTGACCGGGCGCGATGAGTCGGAGGTCGGCGCACACGTCGCCGGGCACAATGCCACCTCGATCGGCGTCTGCATGGTCGGCACCGACAGCTTCACACCGGCCCAGTGGGCGACGCTCAAAAGCACCATTCTTCGCCTGCGTGACAAATACCGTAACGCGGAGATCTGCGGCCATAACCAATTCTCCAACAAGATTTGCCCCGGTTTCCACGTGCCTGACTGGGTCGATGGCGAGTTTGCGCCGCTGCCGGGTCATATCGTCGATCCGCTGTGA
- a CDS encoding DUF4406 domain-containing protein, translated as MKTSTNALPQSGKRKPVVFISGPMTGIDNYNRDVFHQEANQLRHFGFTVLNPAIFPDGLAHHQYLAMTLVMLEQADAIYLLEDWENSVGAQAEVIRARELNLMFLGQSWDVLWAAATHRPVSTVPTGATGGAFDVGGILHKPTQPGEHDYGHHQTEQILPRHY; from the coding sequence ATGAAAACGTCGACTAATGCGCTACCCCAGTCAGGTAAGCGTAAGCCAGTGGTCTTTATCTCCGGCCCCATGACGGGGATTGATAACTACAACCGGGATGTCTTTCACCAAGAGGCCAACCAGCTGCGGCATTTCGGTTTCACCGTGCTGAACCCGGCTATTTTCCCGGATGGCCTGGCGCATCACCAGTACCTGGCAATGACGCTGGTGATGCTGGAGCAGGCCGATGCCATATATCTGCTGGAGGACTGGGAGAACAGCGTCGGCGCACAGGCAGAAGTGATCCGCGCCAGGGAGCTGAATCTGATGTTCCTGGGGCAATCCTGGGACGTACTGTGGGCTGCAGCGACTCATCGCCCAGTGTCCACTGTGCCGACGGGTGCAACAGGTGGCGCTTTTGATGTAGGGGGCATTCTGCATAAACCTACACAACCGGGGGAGCACGACTATGGGCACCACCAAACGGAACAAATACTACCGAGGCATTACTAA
- a CDS encoding DUF1804 family protein: MAHPKETRDALRRAYVFSTLSLELAAIQCGVSFATAGRWKKEAKENGDDWDVIRSANMLASGAPEDVARSILASLMTQFQVTLEKVNTADDIPAQERVTLLASLTDGYSKAIAASKKILPETSQLATSMETMKLFSTFIQEHYPQHLTAFVEVLEAFGPVLEKNYG; this comes from the coding sequence ATGGCACATCCAAAGGAAACCCGTGACGCCCTGCGCAGGGCTTATGTGTTCAGCACCCTGTCTCTGGAGCTGGCGGCTATCCAGTGCGGCGTCAGCTTTGCTACGGCAGGACGCTGGAAGAAAGAGGCCAAAGAAAACGGTGATGACTGGGACGTGATCCGCAGCGCCAACATGCTGGCCAGCGGCGCGCCGGAAGATGTGGCGCGCTCCATCCTGGCCAGCCTGATGACCCAGTTCCAGGTCACGCTGGAGAAGGTCAACACCGCCGACGACATCCCGGCCCAGGAGCGCGTCACGCTGCTGGCATCGTTGACCGATGGCTACAGCAAGGCCATTGCAGCAAGCAAGAAGATTTTGCCGGAGACCAGCCAGTTGGCGACGTCGATGGAAACCATGAAGCTGTTTTCCACCTTCATCCAGGAACATTACCCTCAGCATTTGACGGCGTTCGTCGAGGTGCTGGAAGCCTTCGGGCCAGTATTGGAGAAAAACTATGGCTAA
- the terL gene encoding phage terminase large subunit, whose protein sequence is MAAKFSIREFQKSLAELASSLRRTIEAECIGFDTGAAAMAQRRQLVADPQNGYRYFVQTYFPHYVRHADPSELHLYLFSRLPQIVASRKGEQDAIAAPRGEAKSTLVSQLFVLWCIIRAIKRYLVIIMDSIDQAYPMLEAIKAELEFNPRLLADFPEACGAGRVWQMGTILTRNDIKVQVAGSGKKLRGLRHGPYRPDLVVLDDIENDEQVRNPDQRDKVENWLKKTVLPLGGAGAKMDVVYIGTILHYDSVLSRTLRNPLWRHARFKALRQWPANMSLWDTWEEILRNDGDDAANDFYTLHQAEMTEGAVVSWSARPLLALMLIRARDGHGTFDAEYQNDPVSGEGAIFAHCLQFWVNRLNEWLFYGVCDPSLGKAGASRDPSALLVGGFNRATGILDVVEAQIRKRLPDKIISDIIDLHIEYRCLVWGIESVQFQEFLRTELVKRSAALGYPVPARAIIPHADKLLRIETLQPHMENGLIRLHATQNTLIQQLRHFPKADHDDGPDALHMLWSLAVSSTPSFEYRSATSSRGRRGRGGFSKGGW, encoded by the coding sequence ATGGCGGCTAAATTTTCCATCCGTGAGTTCCAGAAATCGCTGGCGGAGCTGGCCTCCAGCCTGCGCCGGACGATTGAAGCGGAGTGCATCGGCTTCGATACCGGCGCGGCGGCCATGGCACAGCGACGCCAACTGGTTGCCGATCCGCAGAACGGCTACCGCTATTTCGTGCAAACCTACTTCCCGCACTATGTCCGCCATGCTGACCCCAGCGAGCTGCATCTGTACCTGTTTAGCCGTCTGCCGCAAATCGTGGCCAGTCGCAAGGGCGAGCAGGACGCCATCGCCGCCCCCCGTGGCGAGGCAAAGTCGACGCTGGTCAGTCAGTTGTTTGTATTGTGGTGCATTATTCGCGCTATCAAACGCTATCTGGTCATCATTATGGACAGTATCGACCAGGCGTATCCGATGCTGGAGGCGATCAAGGCGGAGCTGGAGTTTAACCCGCGTCTGCTGGCCGATTTTCCAGAGGCGTGCGGCGCGGGCCGTGTCTGGCAGATGGGCACCATCCTGACGCGCAACGACATCAAGGTACAGGTCGCCGGTAGCGGCAAAAAGCTGCGCGGCCTGCGTCACGGCCCATACCGTCCCGATCTGGTGGTACTTGATGATATCGAGAACGACGAGCAAGTCCGCAACCCCGACCAGCGTGACAAGGTCGAGAACTGGTTAAAAAAGACCGTGCTGCCGCTGGGCGGTGCCGGTGCCAAAATGGACGTCGTCTATATCGGCACTATCCTGCATTACGATTCGGTGCTCTCCCGCACCTTGCGCAATCCGCTGTGGCGTCACGCGCGGTTTAAAGCTCTGCGCCAGTGGCCCGCCAATATGTCGCTGTGGGATACCTGGGAAGAGATCCTGCGTAACGACGGCGACGATGCCGCCAACGACTTCTATACGCTGCACCAGGCGGAAATGACCGAAGGCGCGGTGGTGTCCTGGTCGGCGCGTCCGCTGCTGGCGTTGATGCTTATCCGCGCCCGTGATGGCCACGGCACCTTTGACGCCGAGTACCAGAACGACCCGGTCAGTGGTGAAGGGGCGATATTTGCCCATTGCCTTCAATTCTGGGTTAACCGGCTCAACGAATGGCTGTTTTACGGCGTATGCGACCCCAGCCTGGGCAAGGCCGGTGCCAGCCGTGACCCGTCGGCGCTTCTGGTGGGCGGTTTCAACCGCGCGACCGGCATTCTGGACGTGGTCGAAGCCCAAATCCGCAAACGTCTGCCGGACAAGATAATCAGCGACATCATCGACCTGCACATCGAATACCGCTGCCTGGTCTGGGGCATCGAATCGGTGCAGTTCCAGGAGTTCCTGCGCACCGAGCTGGTCAAGCGTTCGGCGGCGCTGGGGTATCCCGTTCCGGCGCGGGCCATCATTCCCCACGCGGATAAGCTGCTGCGTATCGAGACCCTGCAACCCCATATGGAGAACGGCTTGATCCGCCTGCACGCCACGCAGAACACGCTGATCCAGCAGTTGCGCCATTTTCCCAAAGCAGACCATGACGACGGCCCGGATGCCCTGCATATGCTGTGGAGCCTGGCGGTCAGCAGTACACCGTCATTTGAGTACCGTTCCGCTACTTCATCCCGTGGCCGTCGTGGGCGCGGTGGTTTTTCTAAAGGAGGCTGGTGA
- a CDS encoding gp16 family protein: protein MSNLMRIIYTGKNFLGWDDETYRAVLARETGKRSARDCSDAELERMVRYMRSQGFAPVASHGKKPNVAAGRKAMVNKMEALLAEANRPWSYLDGIIKRMLGEVKPLAWQNDEQVRKVLQMLIIDAKRHGRL from the coding sequence ATGAGTAACCTGATGCGCATTATTTACACCGGCAAAAATTTTCTCGGTTGGGACGACGAGACCTACCGTGCCGTGCTGGCGCGGGAGACCGGCAAGCGCAGCGCCCGTGACTGTAGCGATGCCGAGCTGGAGCGCATGGTGCGGTATATGCGTTCGCAGGGCTTTGCCCCGGTTGCCAGTCACGGCAAAAAGCCAAACGTGGCTGCAGGGCGTAAAGCCATGGTCAACAAGATGGAGGCGTTGCTGGCCGAGGCCAATCGCCCCTGGTCATATCTGGACGGCATCATCAAGCGGATGCTGGGCGAAGTGAAGCCGCTGGCGTGGCAGAACGACGAGCAGGTGCGCAAGGTGCTGCAGATGTTGATTATCGACGCCAAACGGCACGGGAGGCTCTAG
- a CDS encoding Mu transposase C-terminal domain-containing protein yields the protein MFFSVNELVGMPGLPGTAQGLRLALKKRAGTAPDLVRKREGSKAFEYHIDCLPADTQEAVRQRHFKSVLEQSGCKSDGLPIKRNSLVKPREELEIMRQCPALVEREVATLTDDQKKVADARALLAQEVEKLRAAGMSRIAAVTFIADGSRQGTLPARVMVAAGLANARKGSSRIGVSKSCLQAWLTLYLTTKPGLERLALLAPGQPKRKRPEDVVWFFGMFWPHYSNQNGPSVKEAYRSFKRDWYETYSDQPAMLMALPSYDAVIRLVDKLPLRERMRGRVSGSAAKAFEVYLQRDWSQMPVNGCWISDGKSLNLKVAHPIHGRPFTPELTLVIDGRTRYIVGWSVSLAENAIAVADAYRHGMKHHGKPLFVYSDNGGGETNKMLDADITGIFPRLHIEHMTGIPGNPQARGIIERLNGVMPDRLAKRFLTYNGIGADPNAVRIRGQQILSLSNALRDGRELTAQNKKTLKILPTWRQLIDAVQEEIDDYNNHHGHSELPKVNGKWMSPAAYRQWVLEQEGDDIEYMTDGELREMFMPEVKRVAQRGWIALENNQYFSKELITVDRQEVRVAFDIHDPTEVIVRQMDGTYVCTAIWNGNTASPVPVARVQKALEERAKRKIKLAETKIQDAEDELRPALEHKADTDFSKFIPMESKPDRISSRPYLFESEYEDDLKKYGNYR from the coding sequence ATGTTTTTTAGTGTAAATGAATTAGTGGGAATGCCGGGATTACCTGGCACTGCGCAAGGGCTACGCCTGGCTTTAAAGAAACGCGCCGGGACTGCGCCAGATTTGGTGCGCAAGCGTGAAGGTAGCAAGGCATTTGAATACCATATCGACTGCCTCCCTGCTGATACCCAAGAGGCCGTTCGCCAGCGCCACTTTAAATCGGTGCTTGAGCAGTCAGGTTGCAAGTCTGACGGCCTGCCGATCAAGCGCAATTCCTTGGTTAAACCGCGTGAAGAACTGGAGATCATGCGTCAGTGCCCGGCACTGGTGGAGCGCGAGGTCGCCACACTGACCGACGACCAGAAAAAAGTGGCCGATGCGCGCGCCCTGCTGGCTCAGGAGGTGGAGAAACTGCGCGCTGCCGGTATGTCCCGAATTGCGGCGGTAACATTCATCGCCGACGGTTCTCGCCAGGGAACGCTGCCCGCGCGGGTCATGGTAGCGGCTGGGTTGGCCAACGCCCGCAAAGGCTCAAGTCGTATTGGCGTCAGCAAGAGCTGCCTGCAGGCGTGGCTGACCCTCTATCTGACTACCAAGCCAGGCCTGGAGCGGTTGGCGTTATTGGCACCCGGTCAGCCCAAACGCAAACGCCCGGAAGACGTGGTCTGGTTCTTCGGCATGTTCTGGCCACACTACAGCAACCAGAACGGCCCCAGCGTCAAAGAGGCATACCGCTCGTTCAAGCGCGACTGGTACGAGACGTACAGCGACCAACCCGCCATGCTGATGGCCCTGCCATCGTATGACGCGGTAATACGTTTGGTGGATAAGCTGCCATTGCGGGAGCGTATGCGCGGACGCGTGTCGGGGTCAGCGGCAAAAGCCTTTGAAGTTTATCTGCAGCGTGACTGGTCACAAATGCCGGTGAACGGGTGCTGGATTTCGGATGGCAAGTCGCTGAATCTAAAAGTGGCGCATCCTATCCATGGCAGACCTTTCACGCCGGAGCTGACGCTGGTTATTGACGGCCGTACACGCTATATCGTTGGCTGGAGCGTTTCCCTGGCGGAGAATGCCATTGCGGTGGCCGATGCCTACCGGCATGGCATGAAACATCACGGCAAGCCACTGTTCGTGTATTCCGATAACGGCGGCGGGGAAACCAACAAAATGCTGGATGCGGACATTACCGGTATTTTTCCGCGCTTGCACATCGAGCACATGACCGGTATTCCCGGTAATCCGCAGGCGCGCGGCATCATTGAACGGTTGAACGGTGTAATGCCTGACCGACTGGCCAAGCGGTTCCTGACCTACAACGGCATCGGAGCCGATCCTAACGCTGTCCGTATTCGGGGGCAACAGATACTCAGTCTGTCAAACGCCTTGCGGGATGGGCGCGAACTGACCGCGCAGAATAAGAAAACGTTGAAGATCCTGCCCACCTGGCGGCAATTGATTGACGCCGTACAGGAGGAAATAGACGACTACAACAATCACCACGGGCATAGCGAATTACCCAAGGTTAATGGGAAATGGATGTCGCCAGCAGCTTACCGCCAGTGGGTACTGGAGCAGGAAGGTGACGACATCGAATACATGACGGACGGTGAATTGCGCGAAATGTTTATGCCGGAAGTTAAACGTGTTGCGCAGCGTGGCTGGATAGCCTTGGAGAATAACCAGTATTTTTCGAAAGAACTGATTACTGTTGACCGGCAGGAAGTCCGGGTGGCCTTTGATATCCATGATCCGACTGAAGTCATTGTTCGCCAAATGGATGGCACCTATGTTTGTACCGCCATCTGGAATGGTAATACCGCATCGCCAGTGCCGGTGGCCAGAGTCCAGAAAGCCCTGGAAGAGCGCGCGAAGCGTAAAATTAAACTGGCAGAGACCAAAATTCAGGATGCGGAAGACGAGTTGCGTCCCGCGCTGGAGCATAAAGCCGACACTGATTTCAGCAAATTCATTCCGATGGAGTCAAAACCGGATCGCATAAGCAGTAGACCCTATTTATTCGAATCCGAATATGAAGATGATTTAAAAAAGTACGGTAATTACCGTTAA
- a CDS encoding peptidylprolyl isomerase, which yields MTTPSFDSVETQASYGIGLQVGQQLQESGLEGLQPEALLAGLRDALEGNVPVVPVDVVHRALREIHERADAVRCERQQTMAAEGQQFLDENAKRDDVTLTESGLQFSVLQQGNGPIPSRQDRVRVHYTGRLTNGDVFDSSIERGQPAEFPVSGVIPGWIEALTLMPVGSKWQLYIPHTLAYGERGAGASIPPFSTLVFDVELLEIL from the coding sequence ATGACAACCCCTTCTTTTGACAGCGTTGAGACGCAAGCAAGTTACGGGATTGGTTTACAGGTCGGCCAGCAGTTGCAAGAGTCCGGTTTGGAAGGTTTACAACCAGAAGCTTTGTTGGCGGGTTTGCGTGACGCGCTAGAAGGGAATGTTCCGGTTGTTCCGGTTGACGTAGTGCACCGTGCGCTGCGTGAAATCCACGAACGTGCGGACGCTGTGCGCTGTGAACGCCAGCAGACAATGGCCGCTGAAGGCCAGCAGTTTCTGGATGAAAACGCCAAGCGTGATGACGTGACGCTGACCGAATCCGGTTTGCAGTTTTCCGTATTGCAGCAGGGCAATGGCCCGATCCCATCCCGTCAGGATCGCGTGCGTGTGCATTACACCGGTCGTCTGACCAATGGCGATGTATTTGACAGCTCCATTGAACGTGGCCAGCCAGCGGAATTCCCGGTCAGCGGCGTGATTCCAGGCTGGATCGAAGCGTTGACTCTGATGCCGGTCGGCTCCAAATGGCAGCTCTATATCCCGCACACCCTAGCCTACGGCGAACGTGGTGCTGGCGCATCCATTCCGCCCTTCAGCACGCTAGTTTTTGACGTCGAACTGCTGGAAATTCTGTAA